A stretch of Prunus dulcis chromosome 6, ALMONDv2, whole genome shotgun sequence DNA encodes these proteins:
- the LOC117631058 gene encoding uncharacterized protein LOC117631058 isoform X2 has translation MVGMMMVANSNERLASLMDSAILASDIPSKLDRLRQSKQDLVVQQDPALLSGLLPRLFELQSDRFSPVRKFATEMLGEIGLMHVELLPEIVPSLINVLSDGTPAVARQAITSGIHLFRCVLEKVSIQGLHSSELDSLLESSWAWVLKLKEEIYSIAFRPGSGGIRLLALKFVESVILLYTPDPNGSPEPPAHEGDLVEFNISWLRGGHPLLNVGDLSIEASKSLGLLLDQLRFPTVKSLGNLVIVVLINSLSAIAKKRPAFYGRILPVLLGFDPSSAVINGVHVSGAHHALKNAFLTCLKCTHKGAAPWRDRLVGALRKLKAGGLVEQAIPQASKINGSVEDGLDDSPITKEEKPTIKTSNAVQINSGRKRLGALDSSDLAEDEDVSGKRAKSTSSVSEESVKECDRNISVSQDDISSSGTTTSRGDSDSGPVQQLVAMFGALVAQGEKAVGSLEILISSISADLLAEVVMANMYNLPPNLPGAEGDESLVNMGIVGGDSRVKYPPSFIADVLSLTSTFPPIAALLDTHLSVSNDIVKLEVEEEQVASVVDSAVASTGMDYEAENSTLPTGLPSSSEAFSSEMGKGCQPVPSDVHDMEYLESEIPGLDSSACNSGLSEPFVASSSALMDVEDASQEQVTSSGQGTQLNVLPSLSADKSEELSPRAAVADVNSLVSSTATSVGLSSHLVLPKMSAPVVILADEEKDQLQKLAFTRIIEAYKQIAIAGGSQLRCSLLINLGVEFPLELDPWKLLQKHILADYTNNEGHELTLRVLYRLFGEAEEEHDFFSSTTATSVYETFLLNAAETLRDSFPASDKSLSRLLGEVPYLPNSVLKLLECMCSPGSSDTTEKETQGGDRVTQGLSTVWSLILLRPPFRDPCLKIALQSAVYHLEEVRMKAIRLVANKLYPLSSIAQRIEDFAIEMLLSVKCGDATERTDAEGSKTESQKDSDLEKHSNEPPSVSGNSKDISSDTHQSCNSQSVPSLSIAEAQRCLSLYFALCTKKHSLFRQIFAVYGSASKAVHRHIPILVRTMGSSPDLLEIISDPPSGSENLLMQVLHTLTDGIVPSRELVFTVRKLYDSKLKDVEILIPILPFLPKEEVMLIFPQLVNLQLDKFQAALTRTLQGSSNSGPLLAPAEILIAIHGIDPDRDGIPLKKVTDACNACFEQRQIFTQQVLAKVLNQLVEQIPLPLLFMRTVLQAIGAFPALVDFIMEILSRLVSKQIWKYPKLWVGFLKCAFLTKPQSFGVLLQLPPAQLENALKRTAALKAPLVAHASQPDIRSSLPRSILVVLGIVSDSQAQTSQSQAGDASNSDKEAVAEKSKESSSAC, from the exons ATGGTGGGCATGATGATGGTCGCGAACTCCAACGAAAGACTCGCGAGTCTCATGGACTCAGCCATCTTGGCCTCTGACATACCGTCGAAGCTCGACCGGCTACGCCAATCAAAGCAAGATTTGGTGGTCCAACAAGACCCTGCGTTGCTCTCTGGGCTCCTTCCTCGCCTCTTCGAGCTTCAGTCCGACCGGTTCAGTCCGGTTCGAAAATTTGCCACTGA AATGCTTGGCGAAATTGGACTGATGCACGTAGAATTATTACCAGAAATTGTACCTTCGTTAATTAATGTTTTGAGTGATGGAACACCGGCTGTTGCTCGACAAGCCATCACTAGTGGGATTCATTTATTTCGTTGTGTTCTCGAAAAGGTTTCAATTCAG GGTTTACATTCTAGTGAATTGGACAGTTTGCTTGAGTCATCTTGGGCATGGGTGTTAAAGTTGAAGGAGGAAATATACTCGATAGCTTTTCGG CCAGGAAGCGGGGGGATAAGGTTGCTAGCACTGAAATTTGTTGAATCAGTCATTCTTCTTTACACTCCTGATCCTAATGGCTCCCCAGAGCCCCCTGCTCATGAAG GGGACTTGGTGGAATTTAATATATCTTGGCTTCGTGGTGGCCATCCCCTACTCAATGTTGGAGATTTGTCAATTGAGGCTAGTAAAAGTTTGGGTTTATTGCTTGATCAACTCAGGTTCCCAACCGTGAAATCGCTTGGTAACTTAGTGATCGTTGTGCTTATTAATAG TCTTTCAGCAATTGCGAAGAAGAGGCCTGCATTCTATGGTCGCATTTTGCCTGTATTACTTGGATTTGATCCCTCAAGCGCTGTCATTAATGGGGTACATGTCTCTGGGGCGCACCATGCCTTGAAAAATGCCTTCCTCACCTGCTTAAAATGTACACACAAGGGTGCTGCACCG TGGCGGGATCGTTTAGTTGGGGCCTTGAGAAAGTTGAAAGCTGGAGGGTTGGTAGAGCAAGCCATTCCTCAAGCTTCCAAGATTAATGGAAGTGTGGAGGACGGACTAGATGATTCTCCAATTACTAAG GAGGAGAAACCCACAATTAAAACATCTAATGCTGTGCAAATTAATTCTGGGAGGAAACGGTTAGGAGCACTGGATAGTAGTGACCTTGCAGAGGACGAAGATGTTTCTGGAAAGCGTGCCAAATCAACATCTAGTGTCTCTGAGGAATCAGTGAAAGAGTGCGATAGGAATATTTCTGTGTCTCAAGATGACATTTCTTCAAGTGGAACTACCACTTCTAGAGGAGATAGTGATAGTGGACCTGTGCAGCAACTTGTTGCTATGTTTGGTGCATTGGTAGCTCAAGGTGAAAAAGCGGTTGGTTCTTTAGAAATTCTTATCTCAAGTATCTCTGCTGACTTGCTAGCAGAGGTTGTGATGGCTAATATGTACAACCTTCCTCCCAATCTTCCTGGAGCTGAAGGAGATGAATCTCTGGTGAACATGGGTATAGTTGGTGGTGATTCTCGAGTTAAATATCCACCATCATTTATTGCTGATGTTCTCTCACTTACAAGTACTTTCCCTCCAATAGCTGCACTCCTAGATACTCATCTGTCAGTGTCCAATGATATAGTG AAACTCGAAGTGGAGGAAGAACAGGTAGCATCTGTAGTTGATAGCGCTGTTGCAAGTACTGGCATGGATTATGAAGCTGAAAATTCTACGTTGCCGACTGGTTTACCATCTTCATCTGAAGCATTTTCATCCGAAATGGGGAAGGGTTGTCAACCTGTGCCATCTGATGTTCATGATATGGAATATCTTGAGAGTGAAATACCTGGGCTGGATTCTTCTGCTTGTAATAGTGGATTATCAGAACCCTTCGTTGCATCCTCATCAGCTTTAATGGATGTAGAAGATGCAAGTCAAGAGCAAGTTACCAGTTCGGGTCAAGGGACACAACTTAATGTACTTCCATCACTGTCAGCGGATAAGTCTGAGGAGCTTAGCCCAAGAGCTGCCGTTGCAGATGTCAATAGCCTGGTTTCTTCAACAGCAACTTCAGTTGGGTTGTCCTCTCATCTTGTCTTGCCCAAGATGTCGGCACCGGTAGTCATCCTTGCTGATGAAGAAAAGGATCAGTTGCAGAAATTGGCTTTTACGCGCATCATCGAGGCATATAAGCAAATAGCTATTGCTGGAGGTTCACAATTACGATGCTCTCTCCTTATAAATTTAGGAGTTGAG ttcCCTTTGGAGTTAGACCCATGGAAACTGCTGCAGAAGCATATCTTGGCAGATTATACGAATAATGAG GGACATGAGTTGACATTGCGTGTCCTATACAGGTTGTTTGGAGAGGCAGAAGAGGAACAcgatttcttttcttcaacaaCTGCTACTTCTGTATATGAAACGTTCCTTTTGAATGCG GCAGAAACACTTAGAGATTCTTTTCCAGCATCTGACAAATCATTAAGCAGATTACTTGGCGAGGTTCCTTATTTACCAAATTCAGTTCTGAAATTATTGGAGTGCATGTGCTCACCTGGAAGCAGCGACACAACTGAGAAGGAAACACAAGGTGGGGATCGAGTGACTCAAGGTCTCAGCACTGTGTGGAGCCTGATTTTGCTGAGGCCTCCTTTCCGCGATCCCTGCTTAAAAATTGCTTTACAG AGTGCAGTTTATCATCTGGAGGAAGTGCGTATGAAGGCTATACGTCTG GTTGCAAACAAGCTTTATCCTTTGTCATCCATTGCTCAACGAATAGAAGATTTCGCAATTGAAATGTTGCTTTCTGTAAAATGTGGTGATGCAACGGAAAGAACAGATGCTGAAGGATCAAAAACAGAATCACAGAAG GATTCTGATTTGGAAAAGCATTCAAATGAACCTCCATCTGTGAGTGGTAACAGTAAAGATATCTCCTCCGATACTCATCAATCATGCAATTCTCAAAGTGTGCCATCCCTTTCAATTGCTGAGGCCCAGCGGTGTTTGTCATTATATTTTGCTCTATGTACAAAG AAGCATTCCCTTTTTCGCCAAATATTTGCTGTTTATGGAAGTGCATCAAAG GCAGTTCATCGTCACATTCCAATACTAGTACGTACTATGGGATCGTCACCTGATCTTCTTGAAATTATTTCTGATCCTCCAAGTGGAAGCGAGAACCTCCTGATGCAG GTTTTGCATACACTGACAGATGGGATAGTTCCTTCTCGGGAACTGGTTTTTACTGTTAGGAAGCTATATGATTCAAAACTGAAG GATGTAGAGATTCTTATTCCAATATTGCCCTTTTTACCGAAAGAAGAG GTTATGCTTATATTTCCCCAACTTGTGAATCTTCAACTGGATAAGTTCCAAGCAGCACTAACTCGCACACTACAG GGATCATCCAATTCTGGTCCTCTTCTTGCTCCAGCTGAAATCTTGATTGCTATCCATGGAATTGATCCCGACAGAGATGGAATTCCACTAAAGAAG GTCACAGATGCATGCAACGCCTGCTTTGAGCAGAGGCAGATATTCACCCAACAAGTTCTTGCCAAAGTTTTGAATCAATTG GTTGAGCAGATTCCCCTTCCTTTACTGTTTATGCGTACAGTATTACAAGCCATAGGTGCTTTTCCTGCACTG
- the LOC117631058 gene encoding uncharacterized protein LOC117631058 isoform X1, giving the protein MVGMMMVANSNERLASLMDSAILASDIPSKLDRLRQSKQDLVVQQDPALLSGLLPRLFELQSDRFSPVRKFATEMLGEIGLMHVELLPEIVPSLINVLSDGTPAVARQAITSGIHLFRCVLEKVSIQGLHSSELDSLLESSWAWVLKLKEEIYSIAFRPGSGGIRLLALKFVESVILLYTPDPNGSPEPPAHEGDLVEFNISWLRGGHPLLNVGDLSIEASKSLGLLLDQLRFPTVKSLGNLVIVVLINSLSAIAKKRPAFYGRILPVLLGFDPSSAVINGVHVSGAHHALKNAFLTCLKCTHKGAAPWRDRLVGALRKLKAGGLVEQAIPQASKINGSVEDGLDDSPITKEEKPTIKTSNAVQINSGRKRLGALDSSDLAEDEDVSGKRAKSTSSVSEESVKECDRNISVSQDDISSSGTTTSRGDSDSGPVQQLVAMFGALVAQGEKAVGSLEILISSISADLLAEVVMANMYNLPPNLPGAEGDESLVNMGIVGGDSRVKYPPSFIADVLSLTSTFPPIAALLDTHLSVSNDIVKLEVEEEQVASVVDSAVASTGMDYEAENSTLPTGLPSSSEAFSSEMGKGCQPVPSDVHDMEYLESEIPGLDSSACNSGLSEPFVASSSALMDVEDASQEQVTSSGQGTQLNVLPSLSADKSEELSPRAAVADVNSLVSSTATSVGLSSHLVLPKMSAPVVILADEEKDQLQKLAFTRIIEAYKQIAIAGGSQLRCSLLINLGVEFPLELDPWKLLQKHILADYTNNEGHELTLRVLYRLFGEAEEEHDFFSSTTATSVYETFLLNAAETLRDSFPASDKSLSRLLGEVPYLPNSVLKLLECMCSPGSSDTTEKETQGGDRVTQGLSTVWSLILLRPPFRDPCLKIALQSAVYHLEEVRMKAIRLVANKLYPLSSIAQRIEDFAIEMLLSVKCGDATERTDAEGSKTESQKDSDLEKHSNEPPSVSGNSKDISSDTHQSCNSQSVPSLSIAEAQRCLSLYFALCTKKHSLFRQIFAVYGSASKAVKQAVHRHIPILVRTMGSSPDLLEIISDPPSGSENLLMQVLHTLTDGIVPSRELVFTVRKLYDSKLKDVEILIPILPFLPKEEVMLIFPQLVNLQLDKFQAALTRTLQGSSNSGPLLAPAEILIAIHGIDPDRDGIPLKKVTDACNACFEQRQIFTQQVLAKVLNQLVEQIPLPLLFMRTVLQAIGAFPALVDFIMEILSRLVSKQIWKYPKLWVGFLKCAFLTKPQSFGVLLQLPPAQLENALKRTAALKAPLVAHASQPDIRSSLPRSILVVLGIVSDSQAQTSQSQAGDASNSDKEAVAEKSKESSSAC; this is encoded by the exons ATGGTGGGCATGATGATGGTCGCGAACTCCAACGAAAGACTCGCGAGTCTCATGGACTCAGCCATCTTGGCCTCTGACATACCGTCGAAGCTCGACCGGCTACGCCAATCAAAGCAAGATTTGGTGGTCCAACAAGACCCTGCGTTGCTCTCTGGGCTCCTTCCTCGCCTCTTCGAGCTTCAGTCCGACCGGTTCAGTCCGGTTCGAAAATTTGCCACTGA AATGCTTGGCGAAATTGGACTGATGCACGTAGAATTATTACCAGAAATTGTACCTTCGTTAATTAATGTTTTGAGTGATGGAACACCGGCTGTTGCTCGACAAGCCATCACTAGTGGGATTCATTTATTTCGTTGTGTTCTCGAAAAGGTTTCAATTCAG GGTTTACATTCTAGTGAATTGGACAGTTTGCTTGAGTCATCTTGGGCATGGGTGTTAAAGTTGAAGGAGGAAATATACTCGATAGCTTTTCGG CCAGGAAGCGGGGGGATAAGGTTGCTAGCACTGAAATTTGTTGAATCAGTCATTCTTCTTTACACTCCTGATCCTAATGGCTCCCCAGAGCCCCCTGCTCATGAAG GGGACTTGGTGGAATTTAATATATCTTGGCTTCGTGGTGGCCATCCCCTACTCAATGTTGGAGATTTGTCAATTGAGGCTAGTAAAAGTTTGGGTTTATTGCTTGATCAACTCAGGTTCCCAACCGTGAAATCGCTTGGTAACTTAGTGATCGTTGTGCTTATTAATAG TCTTTCAGCAATTGCGAAGAAGAGGCCTGCATTCTATGGTCGCATTTTGCCTGTATTACTTGGATTTGATCCCTCAAGCGCTGTCATTAATGGGGTACATGTCTCTGGGGCGCACCATGCCTTGAAAAATGCCTTCCTCACCTGCTTAAAATGTACACACAAGGGTGCTGCACCG TGGCGGGATCGTTTAGTTGGGGCCTTGAGAAAGTTGAAAGCTGGAGGGTTGGTAGAGCAAGCCATTCCTCAAGCTTCCAAGATTAATGGAAGTGTGGAGGACGGACTAGATGATTCTCCAATTACTAAG GAGGAGAAACCCACAATTAAAACATCTAATGCTGTGCAAATTAATTCTGGGAGGAAACGGTTAGGAGCACTGGATAGTAGTGACCTTGCAGAGGACGAAGATGTTTCTGGAAAGCGTGCCAAATCAACATCTAGTGTCTCTGAGGAATCAGTGAAAGAGTGCGATAGGAATATTTCTGTGTCTCAAGATGACATTTCTTCAAGTGGAACTACCACTTCTAGAGGAGATAGTGATAGTGGACCTGTGCAGCAACTTGTTGCTATGTTTGGTGCATTGGTAGCTCAAGGTGAAAAAGCGGTTGGTTCTTTAGAAATTCTTATCTCAAGTATCTCTGCTGACTTGCTAGCAGAGGTTGTGATGGCTAATATGTACAACCTTCCTCCCAATCTTCCTGGAGCTGAAGGAGATGAATCTCTGGTGAACATGGGTATAGTTGGTGGTGATTCTCGAGTTAAATATCCACCATCATTTATTGCTGATGTTCTCTCACTTACAAGTACTTTCCCTCCAATAGCTGCACTCCTAGATACTCATCTGTCAGTGTCCAATGATATAGTG AAACTCGAAGTGGAGGAAGAACAGGTAGCATCTGTAGTTGATAGCGCTGTTGCAAGTACTGGCATGGATTATGAAGCTGAAAATTCTACGTTGCCGACTGGTTTACCATCTTCATCTGAAGCATTTTCATCCGAAATGGGGAAGGGTTGTCAACCTGTGCCATCTGATGTTCATGATATGGAATATCTTGAGAGTGAAATACCTGGGCTGGATTCTTCTGCTTGTAATAGTGGATTATCAGAACCCTTCGTTGCATCCTCATCAGCTTTAATGGATGTAGAAGATGCAAGTCAAGAGCAAGTTACCAGTTCGGGTCAAGGGACACAACTTAATGTACTTCCATCACTGTCAGCGGATAAGTCTGAGGAGCTTAGCCCAAGAGCTGCCGTTGCAGATGTCAATAGCCTGGTTTCTTCAACAGCAACTTCAGTTGGGTTGTCCTCTCATCTTGTCTTGCCCAAGATGTCGGCACCGGTAGTCATCCTTGCTGATGAAGAAAAGGATCAGTTGCAGAAATTGGCTTTTACGCGCATCATCGAGGCATATAAGCAAATAGCTATTGCTGGAGGTTCACAATTACGATGCTCTCTCCTTATAAATTTAGGAGTTGAG ttcCCTTTGGAGTTAGACCCATGGAAACTGCTGCAGAAGCATATCTTGGCAGATTATACGAATAATGAG GGACATGAGTTGACATTGCGTGTCCTATACAGGTTGTTTGGAGAGGCAGAAGAGGAACAcgatttcttttcttcaacaaCTGCTACTTCTGTATATGAAACGTTCCTTTTGAATGCG GCAGAAACACTTAGAGATTCTTTTCCAGCATCTGACAAATCATTAAGCAGATTACTTGGCGAGGTTCCTTATTTACCAAATTCAGTTCTGAAATTATTGGAGTGCATGTGCTCACCTGGAAGCAGCGACACAACTGAGAAGGAAACACAAGGTGGGGATCGAGTGACTCAAGGTCTCAGCACTGTGTGGAGCCTGATTTTGCTGAGGCCTCCTTTCCGCGATCCCTGCTTAAAAATTGCTTTACAG AGTGCAGTTTATCATCTGGAGGAAGTGCGTATGAAGGCTATACGTCTG GTTGCAAACAAGCTTTATCCTTTGTCATCCATTGCTCAACGAATAGAAGATTTCGCAATTGAAATGTTGCTTTCTGTAAAATGTGGTGATGCAACGGAAAGAACAGATGCTGAAGGATCAAAAACAGAATCACAGAAG GATTCTGATTTGGAAAAGCATTCAAATGAACCTCCATCTGTGAGTGGTAACAGTAAAGATATCTCCTCCGATACTCATCAATCATGCAATTCTCAAAGTGTGCCATCCCTTTCAATTGCTGAGGCCCAGCGGTGTTTGTCATTATATTTTGCTCTATGTACAAAG AAGCATTCCCTTTTTCGCCAAATATTTGCTGTTTATGGAAGTGCATCAAAGGCCGTTAAGCAG GCAGTTCATCGTCACATTCCAATACTAGTACGTACTATGGGATCGTCACCTGATCTTCTTGAAATTATTTCTGATCCTCCAAGTGGAAGCGAGAACCTCCTGATGCAG GTTTTGCATACACTGACAGATGGGATAGTTCCTTCTCGGGAACTGGTTTTTACTGTTAGGAAGCTATATGATTCAAAACTGAAG GATGTAGAGATTCTTATTCCAATATTGCCCTTTTTACCGAAAGAAGAG GTTATGCTTATATTTCCCCAACTTGTGAATCTTCAACTGGATAAGTTCCAAGCAGCACTAACTCGCACACTACAG GGATCATCCAATTCTGGTCCTCTTCTTGCTCCAGCTGAAATCTTGATTGCTATCCATGGAATTGATCCCGACAGAGATGGAATTCCACTAAAGAAG GTCACAGATGCATGCAACGCCTGCTTTGAGCAGAGGCAGATATTCACCCAACAAGTTCTTGCCAAAGTTTTGAATCAATTG GTTGAGCAGATTCCCCTTCCTTTACTGTTTATGCGTACAGTATTACAAGCCATAGGTGCTTTTCCTGCACTG
- the LOC117631058 gene encoding uncharacterized protein LOC117631058 isoform X3, with product MVGMMMVANSNERLASLMDSAILASDIPSKLDRLRQSKQDLVVQQDPALLSGLLPRLFELQSDRFSPVRKFATEMLGEIGLMHVELLPEIVPSLINVLSDGTPAVARQAITSGIHLFRCVLEKVSIQGLHSSELDSLLESSWAWVLKLKEEIYSIAFRPGSGGIRLLALKFVESVILLYTPDPNGSPEPPAHEGDLVEFNISWLRGGHPLLNVGDLSIEASKSLGLLLDQLRFPTVKSLGNLVIVVLINSLSAIAKKRPAFYGRILPVLLGFDPSSAVINGVHVSGAHHALKNAFLTCLKCTHKGAAPWRDRLVGALRKLKAGGLVEQAIPQASKINGSVEDGLDDSPITKEEKPTIKTSNAVQINSGRKRLGALDSSDLAEDEDVSGKRAKSTSSVSEESVKECDRNISVSQDDISSSGTTTSRGDSDSGPVQQLVAMFGALVAQGEKAVGSLEILISSISADLLAEVVMANMYNLPPNLPGAEGDESLVNMGIVGGDSRVKYPPSFIADVLSLTSTFPPIAALLDTHLSVSNDIVKLEVEEEQVASVVDSAVASTGMDYEAENSTLPTGLPSSSEAFSSEMGKGCQPVPSDVHDMEYLESEIPGLDSSACNSGLSEPFVASSSALMDVEDASQEQVTSSGQGTQLNVLPSLSADKSEELSPRAAVADVNSLVSSTATSVGLSSHLVLPKMSAPVVILADEEKDQLQKLAFTRIIEAYKQIAIAGGSQLRCSLLINLGVEFPLELDPWKLLQKHILADYTNNEGHELTLRVLYRLFGEAEEEHDFFSSTTATSVYETFLLNAAETLRDSFPASDKSLSRLLGEVPYLPNSVLKLLECMCSPGSSDTTEKETQGGDRVTQGLSTVWSLILLRPPFRDPCLKIALQSAVYHLEEVRMKAIRLVANKLYPLSSIAQRIEDFAIEMLLSVKCGDATERTDAEGSKTESQKDSDLEKHSNEPPSVSGNSKDISSDTHQSCNSQSVPSLSIAEAQRCLSLYFALCTKKHSLFRQIFAVYGSASKAVKQAVHRHIPILVRTMGSSPDLLEIISDPPSGSENLLMQVLHTLTDGIVPSRELVFTVRKLYDSKLKVMLIFPQLVNLQLDKFQAALTRTLQGSSNSGPLLAPAEILIAIHGIDPDRDGIPLKKVTDACNACFEQRQIFTQQVLAKVLNQLVEQIPLPLLFMRTVLQAIGAFPALVDFIMEILSRLVSKQIWKYPKLWVGFLKCAFLTKPQSFGVLLQLPPAQLENALKRTAALKAPLVAHASQPDIRSSLPRSILVVLGIVSDSQAQTSQSQAGDASNSDKEAVAEKSKESSSAC from the exons ATGGTGGGCATGATGATGGTCGCGAACTCCAACGAAAGACTCGCGAGTCTCATGGACTCAGCCATCTTGGCCTCTGACATACCGTCGAAGCTCGACCGGCTACGCCAATCAAAGCAAGATTTGGTGGTCCAACAAGACCCTGCGTTGCTCTCTGGGCTCCTTCCTCGCCTCTTCGAGCTTCAGTCCGACCGGTTCAGTCCGGTTCGAAAATTTGCCACTGA AATGCTTGGCGAAATTGGACTGATGCACGTAGAATTATTACCAGAAATTGTACCTTCGTTAATTAATGTTTTGAGTGATGGAACACCGGCTGTTGCTCGACAAGCCATCACTAGTGGGATTCATTTATTTCGTTGTGTTCTCGAAAAGGTTTCAATTCAG GGTTTACATTCTAGTGAATTGGACAGTTTGCTTGAGTCATCTTGGGCATGGGTGTTAAAGTTGAAGGAGGAAATATACTCGATAGCTTTTCGG CCAGGAAGCGGGGGGATAAGGTTGCTAGCACTGAAATTTGTTGAATCAGTCATTCTTCTTTACACTCCTGATCCTAATGGCTCCCCAGAGCCCCCTGCTCATGAAG GGGACTTGGTGGAATTTAATATATCTTGGCTTCGTGGTGGCCATCCCCTACTCAATGTTGGAGATTTGTCAATTGAGGCTAGTAAAAGTTTGGGTTTATTGCTTGATCAACTCAGGTTCCCAACCGTGAAATCGCTTGGTAACTTAGTGATCGTTGTGCTTATTAATAG TCTTTCAGCAATTGCGAAGAAGAGGCCTGCATTCTATGGTCGCATTTTGCCTGTATTACTTGGATTTGATCCCTCAAGCGCTGTCATTAATGGGGTACATGTCTCTGGGGCGCACCATGCCTTGAAAAATGCCTTCCTCACCTGCTTAAAATGTACACACAAGGGTGCTGCACCG TGGCGGGATCGTTTAGTTGGGGCCTTGAGAAAGTTGAAAGCTGGAGGGTTGGTAGAGCAAGCCATTCCTCAAGCTTCCAAGATTAATGGAAGTGTGGAGGACGGACTAGATGATTCTCCAATTACTAAG GAGGAGAAACCCACAATTAAAACATCTAATGCTGTGCAAATTAATTCTGGGAGGAAACGGTTAGGAGCACTGGATAGTAGTGACCTTGCAGAGGACGAAGATGTTTCTGGAAAGCGTGCCAAATCAACATCTAGTGTCTCTGAGGAATCAGTGAAAGAGTGCGATAGGAATATTTCTGTGTCTCAAGATGACATTTCTTCAAGTGGAACTACCACTTCTAGAGGAGATAGTGATAGTGGACCTGTGCAGCAACTTGTTGCTATGTTTGGTGCATTGGTAGCTCAAGGTGAAAAAGCGGTTGGTTCTTTAGAAATTCTTATCTCAAGTATCTCTGCTGACTTGCTAGCAGAGGTTGTGATGGCTAATATGTACAACCTTCCTCCCAATCTTCCTGGAGCTGAAGGAGATGAATCTCTGGTGAACATGGGTATAGTTGGTGGTGATTCTCGAGTTAAATATCCACCATCATTTATTGCTGATGTTCTCTCACTTACAAGTACTTTCCCTCCAATAGCTGCACTCCTAGATACTCATCTGTCAGTGTCCAATGATATAGTG AAACTCGAAGTGGAGGAAGAACAGGTAGCATCTGTAGTTGATAGCGCTGTTGCAAGTACTGGCATGGATTATGAAGCTGAAAATTCTACGTTGCCGACTGGTTTACCATCTTCATCTGAAGCATTTTCATCCGAAATGGGGAAGGGTTGTCAACCTGTGCCATCTGATGTTCATGATATGGAATATCTTGAGAGTGAAATACCTGGGCTGGATTCTTCTGCTTGTAATAGTGGATTATCAGAACCCTTCGTTGCATCCTCATCAGCTTTAATGGATGTAGAAGATGCAAGTCAAGAGCAAGTTACCAGTTCGGGTCAAGGGACACAACTTAATGTACTTCCATCACTGTCAGCGGATAAGTCTGAGGAGCTTAGCCCAAGAGCTGCCGTTGCAGATGTCAATAGCCTGGTTTCTTCAACAGCAACTTCAGTTGGGTTGTCCTCTCATCTTGTCTTGCCCAAGATGTCGGCACCGGTAGTCATCCTTGCTGATGAAGAAAAGGATCAGTTGCAGAAATTGGCTTTTACGCGCATCATCGAGGCATATAAGCAAATAGCTATTGCTGGAGGTTCACAATTACGATGCTCTCTCCTTATAAATTTAGGAGTTGAG ttcCCTTTGGAGTTAGACCCATGGAAACTGCTGCAGAAGCATATCTTGGCAGATTATACGAATAATGAG GGACATGAGTTGACATTGCGTGTCCTATACAGGTTGTTTGGAGAGGCAGAAGAGGAACAcgatttcttttcttcaacaaCTGCTACTTCTGTATATGAAACGTTCCTTTTGAATGCG GCAGAAACACTTAGAGATTCTTTTCCAGCATCTGACAAATCATTAAGCAGATTACTTGGCGAGGTTCCTTATTTACCAAATTCAGTTCTGAAATTATTGGAGTGCATGTGCTCACCTGGAAGCAGCGACACAACTGAGAAGGAAACACAAGGTGGGGATCGAGTGACTCAAGGTCTCAGCACTGTGTGGAGCCTGATTTTGCTGAGGCCTCCTTTCCGCGATCCCTGCTTAAAAATTGCTTTACAG AGTGCAGTTTATCATCTGGAGGAAGTGCGTATGAAGGCTATACGTCTG GTTGCAAACAAGCTTTATCCTTTGTCATCCATTGCTCAACGAATAGAAGATTTCGCAATTGAAATGTTGCTTTCTGTAAAATGTGGTGATGCAACGGAAAGAACAGATGCTGAAGGATCAAAAACAGAATCACAGAAG GATTCTGATTTGGAAAAGCATTCAAATGAACCTCCATCTGTGAGTGGTAACAGTAAAGATATCTCCTCCGATACTCATCAATCATGCAATTCTCAAAGTGTGCCATCCCTTTCAATTGCTGAGGCCCAGCGGTGTTTGTCATTATATTTTGCTCTATGTACAAAG AAGCATTCCCTTTTTCGCCAAATATTTGCTGTTTATGGAAGTGCATCAAAGGCCGTTAAGCAG GCAGTTCATCGTCACATTCCAATACTAGTACGTACTATGGGATCGTCACCTGATCTTCTTGAAATTATTTCTGATCCTCCAAGTGGAAGCGAGAACCTCCTGATGCAG GTTTTGCATACACTGACAGATGGGATAGTTCCTTCTCGGGAACTGGTTTTTACTGTTAGGAAGCTATATGATTCAAAACTGAAG GTTATGCTTATATTTCCCCAACTTGTGAATCTTCAACTGGATAAGTTCCAAGCAGCACTAACTCGCACACTACAG GGATCATCCAATTCTGGTCCTCTTCTTGCTCCAGCTGAAATCTTGATTGCTATCCATGGAATTGATCCCGACAGAGATGGAATTCCACTAAAGAAG GTCACAGATGCATGCAACGCCTGCTTTGAGCAGAGGCAGATATTCACCCAACAAGTTCTTGCCAAAGTTTTGAATCAATTG GTTGAGCAGATTCCCCTTCCTTTACTGTTTATGCGTACAGTATTACAAGCCATAGGTGCTTTTCCTGCACTG